The Gloeobacter violaceus PCC 7421 DNA window TGCAGCAACGCCTTGATACCCCTGAATACCGGGCTTTCAGCAACAGGATGCGTAGCGAGCTCTGACGCGCGGCAAACCGCCCCCGAAAATCCGCTGTTTCTCCGCGGTCGGTATTTCAAGTACAAGTCATTTTGCCGCTATCCTACATAAAGACCAAACCCAGCAGTCACCCGATGGAAAACCTAGGTATTCCCTTTGAATCCACCCGCTTTCAGTTGCCTGAGACGGCTCAACAACGTCTGCAGACTTTATTGTCCCGCCAGGAGGCGGGTGAGGAGTTGACGGCCCGCGAACGCAAAGAAGCAGAGGGTCTGCTCGGATTTTCAGAACTTTTGTCTTTACTTCATCTACATGCGAGGCATGCACCTCTTAACTAGTGAAGCTTGAAGCTGGCGGTTTTCGGTCGCTGTGCCGTTCACTTCCGACTGAAAACCGCACCAACTGAAACCGCCCCTGCTCACGAGTGCACCGCTCCATCCGGCATGACGGCCCCGCGCAAATCGGCCCCCCGCAGCCCATCCTTGTCGATGGAAGCCCCCAACAGCTCCCCATCGCCGCTGGTAATCATCGACAACAAGAATTGCTTGAGGTCGGGGCGATGATCCCGGCTGTAGCCGTGGGTGATGACAATCGGCTGAGGTTCGTCTTCTGCTTGGGGGACCACCCGTCCACCCGCAGTGTACTCGCCGTCACCATGGAACGAGGTCGAGTCGAGGTGCACCCTGCCGGTCTTGACGCCAAACTGCCGGGCCGCCTTGAGGGCCAGATGGACGAAGACTTTGGTGGTGCCCTCGTCGTAAAGCTTAGCGAGCACCCGGCCCAACCGGTCATCATTAAAATGCTCGGGCAGCACGCCTGGACCAATCAGGTGCTCAGTGGCTTTACCGACAAAGAACTGCTCGAACAGGTACAGCGGTGCCGAAACGCAGCCGAGACCGTTGAGAATGAGGCCCTTGAGTACCTGTCCGCAGCTCACATGCTCCTGCGGATGGGTGCCCAGCAGCCGGTCAACTTCCTCAACCAGGCCGATAGAGTCGATGATTCCAGCGACGATGCCGAGGTGGTCGAGATTGTGGACCTGGATTTCAGCAGGAGGCTGGCTCATCCAACCAAAATACTTCAGCCGCTCTATCTACCTGCGGAATCCCGGATTAAATGAATAAAGAGCGCAACCTAACTCCGTTGCACGCAGCAAGTGTTCCTCATCGCTATGCTGGATCATTCCCACGTCAATATAGGTGACTACGTCGGCCCCCCTCTCTCGCAAGGCACGAACCACAGCTTTATCTCCGGCGTCTTCATCTACATACAAGCACAGCCAGCTCACAACTACTTTGTCTTTCTATACTGCTCTTCTAACCGATTGTACTCCTCTGCTTCCAACTCTATTTCCTCATCGAGTTGGAAACGGTTGAGCTGGTAGTAAGTTAAGGCAGCGAAAACCTGAGCCAGGGACAAATTCTCATGCCTATCTCACGATTTCCTGTGGATCCAAACCCAGTTTGTAGTAACTGACGATCTTTTTCACGGTCACGCCAGTTTCAGCAATACGGGCGCTACCATTTTTGATGTCAGCAGATTTAACAATCAGGCTACCTGAATCAGCTGCCGATAATAGAACGTCTTCCCCAGAAGTACTGGCCACATCCACGGGATGCGTCGCGATCCCTAGCTCCTTTATTTCTTTCCGGAGACTTGCAACACTCGGCGAGTAGTTTCGAATTTGTCTAATAGTTGTAAGTGCGTTCAGCCCCCTGTGCATTCCAAAAACAAATATCCCGATGTAAACACAGGCCTGAAGAAAATGCCAGATGGTGTTGGAGCCATTTTTTGGTACTAAAGACAATTGAATTAAGAAAAAAGAAGCTATTCCTGTAAAAATAAGAAACATGAGTATTGATTCAGAAATAAAAAGTGCAAACTCCTTTGTTGAGCTTGCATAAAGCTTGAGTTGCTTCAGCTGAAACTGCAGTTTTTGTAGTTTTCTTGCTCTAGTGGAATATTGCCACTTAGCTACTCCACTCAACAGCCACTCAAGTAATACACTGGTTACGACCCCAGCAGCAGCCCAGATCAACCAGTTGACTTGTGAGAGCGAACCAGTAACAAACAGTGCCAGCGCAACCACCAGTACTGCAGAAACGAAAGCCACTACCACAGCTGAGACTGTAAACGTTCGTCTTATGATTTGCTGGTCTTGTTCAAGTAGAGCCATGGTTTTTGAATCGCTGGTGCAAGTCCTTCTACGTTTGTTGTAACTCACAACTCTTACTTGAAGATAGGCTTACCAAAAAGGTTGTGTATTTGCTTGTCGAAAGTAGTTTAGCAAACTCGGGTAAATGGTAGACAATGCAGGCCCAGAACTTTTGGTGCAGGGCCTGCATTGACAGAGCAATCTACAGCAGCGGCGGACGCTGCAGGGGCGGCAGATTGACCCCCTCGATGTCGTCTTCGAGATCCTGGTACAATTCCTGCAGCCGGTCCAGTTGCTCCGGTGTGGTCTGCCAGTAGCCGCGGCCGTTCGCTTCGAGCAACACGCCCACCATCTTGCGGTAGGCATGGGGGTTGAGCTTTTTGAGCCGCTCGGCCATCTGCTCGTCGTTCATGTAGATGTCGGCAGTCTCGTCGTAAACCCAGTCGTCGACGGCGTGGGCGGTGGCCGACCAGCCGAAGGTGTGGGTGAGGCGGAACTGGATTTCGCGCACGCCCTCGAAGCCGTGCTTGAGCATGCCCTCGTACCACTTGGGGTTGAGCATCTTGGTGCGCGAATCGAGGCGGACCATCTCCTCGATGCTGCGGATGCGCGCCTGGGCGGCGGTGGTGTCGGCCATATAGACCGAGGGCCGCTTGCCGCGCATCTTCTCGACCACGCCGGTCACCGCCCCGAGATAATCGAAGTAGTGATCGACGTCGGTAATGCTCGTCTCGTTGGAATCGAGGTTCTGGAAGGCAGTGTCGACCGTCTTGAGGGCCGCCTCGTAAATTTCGCGCTGCTGCTCGTTGTTGACCTCGGAGCCGAAGGCGTAGGACTTACGGCTCAGGTACATCTCGTGCAGCTGCTCTTCGGTTTCCCAGGCGCCGGTCTCGACCGCGAAGTTGACGTTGGCCGCGTAGGATCCCGAGGCATTGGAGAAGACGCGGGTGGCCGCCTTGCGGGGGCTAATCCCAAGGGCCGCCGCCTGATCGAGGGCGTGCTTGCGCACGAAGTTCAGGTGGAGAGGCTCGTCAAGTTCGGCGACCGTTTTGACCGCCATGTCGATTAGTTCCATCTGGTTGGGGAACAGATCGCGGAATATTCCGGAGCAGGTGACCACCACGTCGATGCGGGGCCGGCCGAGTTCCTCCAGCGGGATCACCTTGAAGCAATTCATGCGGCCGAT harbors:
- a CDS encoding DUF433 domain-containing protein, producing the protein MALLEQDQQIIRRTFTVSAVVVAFVSAVLVVALALFVTGSLSQVNWLIWAAAGVVTSVLLEWLLSGVAKWQYSTRARKLQKLQFQLKQLKLYASSTKEFALFISESILMFLIFTGIASFFLIQLSLVPKNGSNTIWHFLQACVYIGIFVFGMHRGLNALTTIRQIRNYSPSVASLRKEIKELGIATHPVDVASTSGEDVLLSAADSGSLIVKSADIKNGSARIAETGVTVKKIVSYYKLGLDPQEIVR